The following nucleotide sequence is from Gasterosteus aculeatus chromosome 5, fGasAcu3.hap1.1, whole genome shotgun sequence.
CTTCGTGTGGATAAACGACAAATCTACCAAGCATTGGGTGCAGGGCAAAATTTGGCTATGAAATAAATCCGAAAGTTGCAATGACGGTAAAACACCGTAAATTTAGTAACTGCAAACTAAAGATTTTTAACTGTTCATGAGGAATCTCCCAGTGACATGTGAACAAATTCATGTGGTGTATTTAAGTTTCTTCATCTCctgaagaaaaactaaaaacagatagatagacagttATCAACGCAAACACTCCAAATCAAACTCCAAACGTCTGCCATGACGTAACAATAGACGTGGCACGCggtggtcacgtgacccccgcgGTCGATGACGCGGCTCCAGCTGAGCATGTAACCCAGCGAAGAGCCCGCTGACGTCTCAACATGCTAACGGAAGTAAGTGACACATTTTAAAGGACTATCTTTTATCTGCCAAGTAAATATGTCAAACAGCGAAGCAGCTTCCTCTAAAAAGgcagaagacaataaacacGCCTGAGGTGAACATCTCTTTCGCCAGCTAACGTTAATGCTGCTTAGGCGTTAGCTAGCACGCTAGCATTAGTAGCTATTTGTCTACAAAGCTCtacaaagctaacgttagcgtagCTTCACATTTCCAATACAACACAGCGGTGAAGCTTTCTTCTGATGGACATCGGCGTGTTTGTTCTCTGCTTTTATTCAAACCGCGTCGCTTAcagccagctaacgttagcatgtaGCTTTCACTGTCAGCCAATGCTAGGCTAAGTTAGCTCATTGTTTAATTATTATATCAGTAAAAGGCATATGACACGTCTGTAGCAGCGAGTGACAACACAACCTCAACGTCGTTTATAATGTTAACGGTGTATTTAAGCAAGCAAATGAGTAAGTtaacgttagcatttagcagtTGCAAGCTGTGACTGAAGTTAAGATGACGCTCGTGAACTCATCAAATTCTGGGCTAGGCTTTTATTTTACTGACGACAAAGTCTGTAACTGAAGTCCGTAGATCGCGATGAATCTTCATTTGGAGGATGTGGTCTCTGAGGGCCGCGCTGCTTCCTTATTGATCCCTCAGGATACCAACGATGAAGACGTGTCTCTGTTCGACGCggaggaggatgctgggaaaACGCCGAAGAAGAAGAGCATCAAGTGAGTGgacaatttgtttttcaaatgtgatCATCTGCTTCCTTTCTGAGTCCTATATAAGCTCATTTAGATTATTCACTCCAGTAAAAGTACTTCACGGTCCTGCTTTCATCAGCAGATAATGACTGGCAGCCCATCCTTATTATGATCACATGATACACACTTGTCCACTCCTCGTTAAACATATTTGAATTGTGTTTGCAGGCATCCGCTGGCCTCCTTCTTCCACCTCTTCTTCAGAGTCAGTGCTGTCATTGTGTACCTGCTCTGTGGGGTTTTCAGCAGCAGTTTCATCGCCTGCATGGTCACAATCatcctcctgctctcctgtgACTTCTGGACAGTAAAAGTGCGTCTCTTTTCTCTGTTAGATGACAGGAATTTGTTTTTTGCGACGCTAACGTGGAATCTGTGTGCTTCCAGAACATCACGGGCCGGCTGATGGTGGGTCTGCGGTGGTGGAACCAGGTGGACGACGATGGACGCAGCCACTGGGTGTTTGAGGCCAGGAAGGTGAAATGCGTGTTTTTCTGTCCCACGCGTGGGTCTTTGACCTCCCATGACTCTGACCTCTTGTACTGTGTGGAGTTCCTAAAAGTAGTTGCTCGCTGTCAACAGGCTTTATAGTATTTGCAGATGTCCTAACTGTCTGAATATCCGGGGGTGGTTTCAGAGTGCTGGGAAGCAACAAGCATCAGATTCTGAGTCCCGGATCTTCTGGATCGGACTGATTGTTTGTCCGGTCCTCTGGGTCGTCTTTGCCTTCAGCACTCTCTTTTCCCTCAAGATCAAGTGGGTGGTAAGTCCTCAAAATTGAAGAATAAAACACGGGTTAATATACCAGTTTGTCGACCAGAAACCTAAATACGTTGGTCAGTTTCTCACAACTTAAAAACCTCCCTCGTCTGAGGGCAGAAACAAGTGGGCTCTGAACTTAAGTTCccttttcctgtgttttttatgtAGAACATCTGGAAAAACTGTTCTGTCGCTGTGGGCTTATAAAAACCTACTGATACGTGTGCAGAAAAGAACCCTGCATGTGGTTATTTCCGGTTTTGGTCTTTTTCATGACATTGATTGTAGTAGAAGTGACTGACTGCGGTGTTCTGCTCAGCCGGTGGTGATCATGGGCGTCGTGCTGCAAGGAGCCAACCTCTACGGCTACGTGCGCTGCAAAGTGGGAGGCAAGACCAGCTTGAAGAACATGGCCACCAATTATTTTGGACGACAGTTCCTGAAGCAGGTGACTCTCATTCCGAGTGAAACGCGGCCAGTGGTCTTGTAATTTGTTGTTCCACGGATCTCAACGCGTGTTGTGTTCTTCGTCCACAGGCGATGTCTAAAGGAGAAGAATCGTAGAGGGCAACTCGGCAATCTTAACTTGTTTTGCATTATTCTTAATGCTGTTATATATTTTAGTGAGttaatatatatagagagaacataatctgttgttgttttcagggTTGTTTTTCCTGTAACGTGTGACTCAGTGGAgagcttttttttccagagagACGTCCAGGAGCTGTTTCAAATAACTGCAGCGCAGCAATAAAACCCTCAGACGTGAACTGATACTTTAAATGCACGAGTGAAAAAAAGAGTGTGATGGCTTAAAACGTTAAGCTGACTACTACGATGTGTTGTGTAGCCCCACTGCTCCCTGAGGTATCTCACTCATAACATGCTTTTTTCCTTTAGTAATGATTAAAGTTTTGTTGAATGTTTGagcaaacatttttgtttgtattaaagAAGAGGTTGTAGTTTGTGTAGAATGTTCCAGGAGCTTGTAAATATGTACGTAAAAGAATCTGTGGCACAACTTTGTGCAAATACATTTGTAACATTTTTGCTGAACTGTGTGgtagtttttatttaaatagttCTTCTGTTTTTATGTTAGTTATTCTCTGCACAATTTGAGAAGTGCGAGTTAAAGCTGCTCACGTTGGAGAATTGCTTTTAATGTCCTGACTTCTTCTCTAAAACAGTAGAACATCATTTACAAAACCTACCCAATTAATTCAATAAGTGACAATTATGTGTGCTACCAACAAAGGaacattttaacaaaaataaCTTAACAAACCTGCTGGATGGACATGAAcccttttaatgtgaaaataaactGGATGATTACAAATGTCAACATAGAGCCGTATTATTCAGTTTATATGAACAGTATTTGCTTAGTTAATGACTGCATCTAGCGGCCCCTTTGTGCCATTGCAAGTAGCGTGCGGTCATCCTCgcaaaagtttttatttttataaaaacacGCAATTTAAAAGGAATTTTGAGGATTAGTTTATGAATCACTGGTTTTAAAAACGTTTACTTGCCACAATAAACATGGCGTCAGTTTTGTTCCAAAACAGTCCCAATATCAGCAGACCGGAAGAGACGCCACAAACACACCGGAACAAGTAacgttttacatttcaaattaaatacCCAACTAAATttgcatacaaaaaaaaaaaagattcgaTTCAGTTGCTAAATAATGTCAAAGGTAACGTGTTTGCAATGATTAACAATAACCACTGTAGGAAGGAACTATCAACTCCGTCGTCCTGACATCCATTCAGTTAAAACTGCGGAAGACAAAACTCGCCAGCAGTACTTTACTTTGAAATCCTAACCGGAAACCATTCGTCTTACCACGACGCTTTACTTTGTTGCGCTTAAGCTAACTCCCCACAACAGCAGCGGGGGTCTTCGTCGCTGACACTTGACGCCATAAACCGCCGGTGCTGTTTCCCGGTGGCCGACGGGATGATTCCCACCGAGGACGCGTCCGCCAGGAAGCGGGAGATCGAGGAGAAGCTGAAGcaggtcggtcggtcggtcatCGCTGGACGGGAAGGAAGCTTCACCAACGAGCCGTCGGGCTTCAGGGCTTCGCCCTGGATTCATTGTGTTGCTCCGACTGATCGAAATGTCTCTTTCCACTTTACAGGAACAAGAGACGCTGTCGTTCATCCGGGAAAACCTGGAGAAGAGTGATCAGCAGACAAAGGGCATGGTGGGatgacgtcacacacacaccttgaaatATTCCTTAGTCTCTGATCTAGTGCAGATATATATCTGTACATTTGATATACacatataagtgtgtgtgtgtgtggtttcggCAGAGATGTTTTCTAAACCAAAGGTTCGACATACgtataaatatgtgtatatacagtatatatgatGGTGATCGTATCAAAGCAGGTCTAGGCCTGGTGAGATGTGGTTACACCTTCCAGTTGTCATAAAGTATCTTAAAGTACATGATTTGCAATTAAAAACAGTTTTCTTGACAAATCTCATCCCAAAGTAACGGCATCCTACGATGCTTTGGGATGAGACGTTCTTCTGAGCGCCCTTGGGGGGGCTTGTTGTTTGACCCCCGCAGGTCTCCATCCTGTCGTCCTTCGAGAGCCGCCTGATGCAGCTGGAGAACTCCATCATCCCCGTCCACAAGCAGACGGAGAATCTGCAGTGTCTGCAGGAGAACGTGGACAAGACCCTGTCGTGCATGGACCACGTCATCAGCTACTACCACGTGGCCAAGGACACCGACCGGATCATCCGGGAGGGGTGAGACCTCGTCGGGTCGAAGGACTTTCAACACATGAAACGTGGTTTAACGTTTGTTTCCGTCTCAGGCCGACCGGCAGGCTGGACGAGTATCTCGCTTGCATTGCAAAGATTCAGAAAGCGGTGGAATACTTCCAAGACAACAACCCCGACAGCCCCGAGCTCAACACCGTGGTACAGTATTCgtctgtgtctcacacacacagcgaatGCACTCTCTTGTCTTATTGCTGGGAGTCACGTGATGGATGATGTGTTTTACACAAACCTCATTTACCCTCATCACTGAGGGTAAAGGTGCTGCTACGTGTAGCTAGGCTAACCGTTTCCATTGGCTTTCAGtgtttaagctaagctaacaagctgCTAGCTCCATCCTCAGCAGACAGACTAGATATCAAGAAAAGATTATAACCATAATTCTCTAAATGTAGGTGGCTGTAACTATGAAGATCTGCTACAACCTCATTTATTCTTAACACTGCAAATTTAGAAATGTCGTCTCTTCCCTGCAGAAAGCGCGCTTTGAGAAAGGcaaagagctgctggaggccgagTTCCGCAGCCTGCTGACCCGCTACAGTAAACCCGTCCCCCCGATTCTCATCCTGGACGCCATCAGCGTGGACGAGGAGCTGGAGGTCCAGGAGGACGTGGTGCTGGAGCACCTCCCCGAGGCCGTGCTGCAGGACATCATCTGCATCGCCGGCTGGCTGGTGGAGTACGGACGCAACCAGGGTGCGGCCTAACTCCTTTCCTTCGCTTCCTTCGTCCCCCTCTCTGATGCGAGGGGCCGGATACAGAGGATGTTGTAATAATAAATCATCTGTGATTAGAATTGAGTTTAAAAAATTTACATAGGAGTCCATATTTCAAATGAAACCTTATTTGTTCTTTTGCTGTTCctttaataatgaatgaataatgtccTGCAGTAATAAGATGAGACTTCCTGTGTCGCTCCGTGCTCTCTTCTCTTCCTGCAGACTTCATGAACGTCTACTTCCAGATCCGCTCCAACCAGCTGGATCGCTCCATCAAAGGCCTGAAGGATCACTTCCGCAAGAACAGCGCCTCCTCTGGCGTCCTCTACTCGCCCGCCGTCCAGACCAAGCGCAAGGACACGCCCACCAAGAAGGCCCCCAAGAGACCAGGTGAGCCGCCGCTCGTCTCCCGGGacggacccctcccccccccccggactgtAGCGACCCCTGTGACCTGCACTAACCTTCCTCCTTTCCCCTCTGGTAATCCCCATGTTGTGATGCCAGTCTACATCGCAGGTAAACGCTCCCGATTCCACGCCGGGCTCCGTCGTTAGGCCCCCTGTGGTTTATGGGTAGTCGCATACGTATACGCTACACGTCGGGTCCATAGTCACAAATGTGACGTGTTGGGTGCGCGAGGGTCTCCGGATCAGGTGATTCTGTACCAGAGTCTCACTGTGGGTTCTGTCCACACGCGTGGAGACCAAAGAGGGTGACTTTGAATAAGCTGTTATAaagcattggtgtgtgtgtgtgtgtgtgtgtgtgtgtgtgtgtgtgtgtgtgtgtgtgtgtgtgtgtgtgtgtgtgtgtgtgtgtgtgtgtgtgtgtgtgtgtgtgtgtgtttgaagagctgattttatttgattttattacAGTTCTTAGAAGATCTCCACTAAgaagtgtgtctgcatgtgttcagAACCAGAGCTCCCAGTTAAAAGTCACTGAGTGCAGCTTTAAGTGCTACGAACTCTCTGCCCAACAAACTGCGGGTTGAAACAGAGAGTCAGGGGCCACCTGTCCCcatgacacaaacaaataaagataatactaaataaaatgtgGTATTTTACGCTACTCAGAAATAGTGTAAATACTTCAACATTCTCTGAAAAGACGCTACTTTTATTTGATTAACTGGGCGAGTCGTTCACTACCTGTTCCATCCTGATCCCGGGGCTCTTGtactgtgatgatgtcatcagggggggggcggggggtcaaCGTGAATGTCGATTGTTTAACCTGTGTGAAGTCTTCTGATCTAACCTGTGTGCTCTGCTCCTACGTGACCCGAGTGTTCCGTTCTAGtagcttctcccccccccccccatacaaaCCCCTGCTGGTGGCGGTGGTGTCGGTTTCATGTTTTCTCACTTCCTAgctctccctttcttcttctgcactcttcctcttggctgtctggacctgctcctcctgtcTCTGTGTTTCTGGGACCAGGGACCATTCGCAAGGCTCAGAACCTTCTGAAACAGTACTCACAGCATGGGCTGGATGGGAAAAAGGGGGGCTCTAACCTCACTCCTTTGGAAGGtaacgctcctcctcctctcaccaccTCACAGCAGCTCATCGTATCCCATAAACGATAAAAGCGAACATTGGCAGTCGTGCGGTTTCACCTGTAAGAGACGTCGTCACAGCAGAAAGTTTATGTGACTTTTTCTGCACCGACTCCCCAGAACCTCCATGTTGCTCCTTTTGctttagacaaaaaaaggaTTCCTTCAATTTATTGTcgccttcaggaaagtacagaATTTCTTAAGACCTTTAATACAGTCGAGCGTTTTATTGCTAAATGGAGTATTGATTTGACTACGATGTGATCGACCAATTGGCGTTGGTGACCCCGTTGGAGACGATGAAGAACATCTCGTTTTGTTTTGTGATTATTTAAAGGGTCAGTTCAGTGTCCTGCGTGTCCACCAGACTATTTATCTTTCGATAAAACCGTTCCTTCCACCACCCGGACCTCCGGAGGGGCtcgtgcgccccccccccccggtgttaATGTGACTGATGCTTCTGATTCTCAGTCGCTCAATAACACAAACAAAGTGGCCGCTGGAGGCGGGGGTCTAAAATAACCCTTTTTATTCACACAGTCTGGTGGACTCCGCTCACTTTACCCGTCATAGAACATTCTAAACAAAGGTTCTCCTGACCTGATGAAGATCATCACGTGTCTCAGAACATCGCTTTGTCTAAACCGCTGCAGTAGAACCCGACTGAACCTCAACGAGAGAAGAAGCTTCAGAGCGGAATCCAAAGCTGCTGCGACGTTTTTCCTCAGTGATTTTCCTCAGTTTTTCctcatgagacacacacacacacacacacacacacactctctctctgcagtgggTGTCCCCTGCTGGGTGCTTGGTGGTGGTCAGTGCAGATGTTTCTGGTTTAGgtggcccctccccctccccttcctcctcatcctcctgatGACCTAGTCATGACCCCTGGTGGTCTGACTCGgtctacgcccccccccccctcccctccctcccaccatcCCAGGTCACGATCACGACCCGCGGGTCAAACATCCCTCTGACGTTCTGAGCGAGAAGCACGGGGCCGCCTCAGGTGAGTGACGGGGCCACGAGGGCAAAGACCAGGAACATTCCCATCAGACCTTTAGCACGTGAATATTatgatgtccccccccccccctcccctctctgaaTACTGAGTAAGTCGTCTGACCCCCCTGCGCCCCCCTCAGGGAAAGACGACGTGCTGGACGTGGAGATCGACTCCTACATCCACTCCATCAGCGCCTTCGTGAAGCTGGCCCAGAGCGAGTACGCCCTGCTGGCCGAGATCATCCCTGAGCACCACCAGAAGAAGACCTTCGACTCGCTCATTCAGGTCCGGCCCgttgaaggtcaaaggtcgaggCTTTGGGCTCGCTCATCAATCGTCTTCCTCATCATAAAGtcgtttacaatgtttactgaggaggAGTCATGTTCTCacagacttctatgggaccagaggagttgccccctgctggtctgaTCTCACCgcgtgccccctcccccctccgtctGTCCACAGGAGGCGCTGGACAACCTGATGCTGGAGGGAGACAACATCGTGTCTGCAGCTCGTAGAGCCATAATGCGCCACGACTACTCGGCCGTGCTCACCATCTTCCCCATCCTCCGGCACCTGAAGATGAACAAGGCCGAGTTCGACTCCACGCTGCAGGTCTGACCGTCCTCAGGAGGACACGCAGCGTCCAGCAAGCGTCTCCATTCACACGAATCAACTCTGTCTGATTTCAGGGCACGGCGGCGAGCACCAAGAACAAGCTGCCGACCCTCATCACCTCGATGGAAACCATTGGAGCCAAAGCTCTGGAGGAGTTTGCAGACAGCATCAAGGtggagacgcccccccccccccccccctcctcccccgattATTGTCCCAGCAGGCGGTGCTgacgtctctttctctcccacagaACGATCCGGACAAAGAGTACAACATGCCCAAGGACGGAACGGTCCACGAGCTGACCAGCAACGTGAGTCAACCGCTGTCTCCATGGAAACGGCTAACGGCGCTCTGTGTGATGAATGAGCTACAGCGGCGctcatccccccctccccatgtccCCCCTCCAGGCCATCctgttcctgcagcagctgctggactTCCACGAGACGGCCGGAGCCATGCTGGCCTCTCAAGGTACGTccttgtgacctctgacctttgcttGCTGGTTGCTCGCATCGTATTGATCGCGATCAGGGCTTCCGATTAACATCTGGTTCTGCTGTGCGGCGTACAAAGACCTGTAAGCTGTAAATAAATTcccccaaaaatatattttgatatctataatgtgtaaaatacaccaaaacaacaacaaatcactTGATTCACCTTAAACCTCGTTTTCATTTCAGATCAAAGCTCTAAAGCTCAGAGATGATAAAAAGGTTCTTGTCTGAATACTTGATGACATCATGACTGCAGATATTATACACTATATAtgttataccccccccccctttctcctctctcctcacattCAGCTCTGAGATGTTTGGAaatgtctcctccctcctgtccttgtttcctttccttccgtCTCCTCGCCGAGGACTCGTTGCTTCCTCTGCACTAACAAAATCTCTTCTaaccttttcatttttgttttgcacttgtgcctctttctctttctcttgtgcCTCGCCGGGGCCCTTTTAGTACTGGGGGACACTTACAATATCCCTTTAGACCCCCGAGGTAAGCTCCAGGCCCCCCGCCGGGGGTCCAATTCGCGCTGCATGTGCTGAGCGCTTCCTGTGATGAGCACGTTGATCTGGAGAGGAAGCGCTTTGTCTTTGACGCGCTGCGTTTCCCCCACAGAGACCAGCTCATCGGCCAGCAGCTACACCTCCGAGTTCAACAAGCGCCTCCTCAGCAGCTACATCTGTGAGTGGAGAAGAGGCTCCGCCCCTTTGCAGCCGAAGCGCCGCGCTCTGCTTTCTGTAACGCTCGTTTGCTCCTCTCAGGCAAAGTGCTGGGGAACCTGCAGCTGAACCTGCTCAGCAAGTCCAAGGTGTACGAGGACTCGGCCCTCAGCGCCATCTTCCtccacaacaactacaactacatcCTGAAGTCGCTGGAGAAGTACGCGCTTCTTCTCCTTTACACGTTCTGTGTGGTCATAAGAACACGGCGCACTAACCCGTCACGCTGCTCAGGTCCGAGCTCATCCAGCTGGTGACGGTGACCCAGAAGAAGGCGGAGAACTCGTACCGGGAGCTGATCGAGCAGCAGATCCAGACGTACCAGCACAGGTGAGGCCACGCCCCCAACGGCACCTCCAGGTGTGTTCGCTCCGCGCCCCTGTTGACCCCGTGCGTTTGATCCCGTCACAGCTGGGTGAAGGTCACCGAGCACCTGACCAACAGGAACATGCCGGTCTTCCAAGCCGGCACCAAGGTCAGAACTTCCTcctgggggggcggcggggggacggggggggtttATctaagtataataataataataagtttctCCAGCTGAAGGACAAAGAGCGCCAGGTGATAAAAGACAAGTTCAAGGTGAGGGCCTGTGCTTATGTGTGTCtggtgggggggacgggggacgggtgAGAGGACAAACCGCTGAGCCGTGTGTCCTCAGGGCTTCAACGAGGGGCTGGAGGAGCTGTGTAAGATCCAGAAGGGCTGGGCCATCCCCGACAAGGAGCAGCGCGACTTCATCCGCCAGGCGCAGAGGAGGGTGGTGTCCGAGGCCTACAGGGCCTTTCTGCACAGGTGGGGCCGGGACGGGGTCTCGTGTGAGGGGAGCGCGGCGACGCCTCTTATGCTACACTACAACACTAGTACTTTTCATGACCCACCGTATTATGTCCCTTCCCACGTCTTCCAGATGTGCCAACATCTCCTTCACCAAGAACCCTGAGAAGTACCACAAGTATCGgcctgaggaggtggaggagatgataGAGAAGCTGTTCGACACCTCGgcctgaggaggtggaggagatgaagctGTTGATGAACCTGAAGGCACCACGTTCATCTTCACACTACTCTGTGATGAATGTTTTGTACAAAGATATGAACTGTATTTATGAAATTTCGCTGCTCCAgcttaacatttaaaaataataaagggAACTTTAAATCGGCTCGGCCCCCATTTGTTTTAATGACTtatgttttaaaaacaataaacacagaaaagaggcagaaaacatgTTCAACATACGGCTCTGGTTTATCGATCATCAGCGGTCATCCTTTCATCATCAAACATCTGACCATCAGAAGGCCCGACGATGCAGGTTGTATCACTACGGCAACCCAACCTCAACGCGCCCACGTTGGGTTCATAGTGACGAGCTCAACGCGCCCACGTTGGGTTCATAGTGACGACCTCAACGCGTCCACGTTGGGTTCATAGTGACGAGCTCAACGCGCCCACGTTGGCTTCATAGTGACGAGTTCAACGCGTCCACGTTGGGTTCATAGTGACGAGCTCAACGCGCCCACGTTGGGTTCATAGTGACGACCTCAACGCGTCCACGTTGGGTTCATAGCGACGACCTCAACGCGTCCACGTTGGGTTCATAGTGACGAGCTCAACGCGGCCACGTTGGGTTCATAGCGACGACCTCAACGCGTCAACGTTGGGTTCATAGCGACGACCTCAACGCGCCCACGTTGGGTTCATAGCGACGAGCTCAACGCGCCCACGTTGGGTTCATAGCGACGACCTCAACGCGTCAACGTTGGGTTCATAGCGACGCCCTCATTGCGCCCACGTTGGGTTCATAGCGACGACCTCAACGCGTCAACGTTGGGTTCATAGCGACGACCTCAACGCGCCCACGTTGGGTTCATAGCGACGAGCTCAACGCGCCCACGTTGGGTTCATAGCGACGACCTCAACGCGTCCACGTTGGGTTCATAGCGACGACCTCAACGCGTCCACGTTGGGTTCATAGTGACGAGCTCAACGCGCCCACGTTGGGTTCATAGCGACGACCTCAACGCGTCCACGTTGGGTTCATAGCGACGACCTCAACGCGTCCACGTTGGGTTCATAGTGACGAGCTCAACGCGTCCACGTTGGGTTCATAGTGACGAGCTCAACGCGCCCACGTTGGGTTCATAGTGACGACCTCAACGCGCCCACCTTTGGTTCATAGTGACGACCTCAACGCGCCCACGTTGGGTTCATAGCGACGACCTCAACGCGTCCACGTTGGGTTCATAGCGACGACCTCAACGCGTCCACGTTGGGTTCATAGTGACGAGC
It contains:
- the exoc7 gene encoding exocyst complex component 7 isoform X1, which encodes MIPTEDASARKREIEEKLKQEQETLSFIRENLEKSDQQTKGMVSILSSFESRLMQLENSIIPVHKQTENLQCLQENVDKTLSCMDHVISYYHVAKDTDRIIREGPTGRLDEYLACIAKIQKAVEYFQDNNPDSPELNTVKARFEKGKELLEAEFRSLLTRYSKPVPPILILDAISVDEELEVQEDVVLEHLPEAVLQDIICIAGWLVEYGRNQDFMNVYFQIRSNQLDRSIKGLKDHFRKNSASSGVLYSPAVQTKRKDTPTKKAPKRPGTIRKAQNLLKQYSQHGLDGKKGGSNLTPLEGHDHDPRVKHPSDVLSEKHGAASGKDDVLDVEIDSYIHSISAFVKLAQSEYALLAEIIPEHHQKKTFDSLIQEALDNLMLEGDNIVSAARRAIMRHDYSAVLTIFPILRHLKMNKAEFDSTLQGTAASTKNKLPTLITSMETIGAKALEEFADSIKNDPDKEYNMPKDGTVHELTSNAILFLQQLLDFHETAGAMLASQVLGDTYNIPLDPRETSSSASSYTSEFNKRLLSSYICKVLGNLQLNLLSKSKVYEDSALSAIFLHNNYNYILKSLEKSELIQLVTVTQKKAENSYRELIEQQIQTYQHSWVKVTEHLTNRNMPVFQAGTKLKDKERQVIKDKFKGFNEGLEELCKIQKGWAIPDKEQRDFIRQAQRRVVSEAYRAFLHRCANISFTKNPEKYHKYRPEEVEEMIEKLFDTSA
- the exoc7 gene encoding exocyst complex component 7 isoform X9; the encoded protein is MIPTEDASARKREIEEKLKQEQETLSFIRENLEKSDQQTKGMVSILSSFESRLMQLENSIIPVHKQTENLQCLQENVDKTLSCMDHVISYYHVAKDTDRIIREGPTGRLDEYLACIAKIQKAVEYFQDNNPDSPELNTVKARFEKGKELLEAEFRSLLTRYSKPVPPILILDAISVDEELEVQEDVVLEHLPEAVLQDIICIAGWLVEYGRNQDFMNVYFQIRSNQLDRSIKGLKDHFRKNSASSGVLYSPAVQTKRKDTPTKKAPKRPGKDDVLDVEIDSYIHSISAFVKLAQSEYALLAEIIPEHHQKKTFDSLIQEALDNLMLEGDNIVSAARRAIMRHDYSAVLTIFPILRHLKMNKAEFDSTLQGTAASTKNKLPTLITSMETIGAKALEEFADSIKNDPDKEYNMPKDGTVHELTSNAILFLQQLLDFHETAGAMLASQVLGDTYNIPLDPRETSSSASSYTSEFNKRLLSSYICKVLGNLQLNLLSKSKVYEDSALSAIFLHNNYNYILKSLEKSELIQLVTVTQKKAENSYRELIEQQIQTYQHSWVKVTEHLTNRNMPVFQAGTKLKDKERQVIKDKFKGFNEGLEELCKIQKGWAIPDKEQRDFIRQAQRRVVSEAYRAFLHRCANISFTKNPEKYHKYRPEEVEEMIEKLFDTSA